From Apium graveolens cultivar Ventura chromosome 9, ASM990537v1, whole genome shotgun sequence, the proteins below share one genomic window:
- the LOC141682632 gene encoding uncharacterized protein LOC141682632: MATFSFILLLFSLPAFLLTLFSLFHPSHSNALSIHDFLRQNGLPGGLFPKDVKSYTISETGLLEVYLESPCLAKFDTMAYYESVVRGNLTYGGLTGVEGFSQEELFLWLPVLDIILDDPLSGVILFDIGLAHKQLSLSLFEDPPDCAPQSQGNLNRHGFGERRFGDQRQ; the protein is encoded by the exons ATGGCAACCTTTAGTTTCATACTCCTTTTATTCTCACTACCAGCATTTCTTCTAACCTTATTCTCTCTGTTTCATCCTTCTCATTCCAATGCTTTATCAATCCATGATTTCCTCAGGCAAAATGGGTTGCCTGGTGGTTTGTTTCCGAAAGATGTAAAATCATACACAATATCCGAAACAGGCCTTCTTGAAGTCTACTTAGAAAGCCCATGTTTAGCAAAGTTTGATACAATGGCTTATTATGAAAGTGTTGTTAGAGGTAACTTAACTTATGGGGGGCTCACGGGAGTTGAAGGCTTTTCTCAAGAAGAGCTTTTCTTATGGTTACCAGTTTTAGATATCATTTTAGATGATCCATTGTCTGGTGTCATTTTGTTTGATATTGGACTTGCTCATAAACAGCTTTCTCTCTCACTCTTTGAAGATCCACCAGATTGTGCACCTCAGTCTCAGG GAAATTTGAATAGACATGGTTTCGGGGAGAGAAGATTTGGAGATCAGCGTCAGTAA